A stretch of Bradyrhizobium sp. AZCC 2262 DNA encodes these proteins:
- the rimO gene encoding 30S ribosomal protein S12 methylthiotransferase RimO has protein sequence MERAPRISFTSLGCPKALVDSERIITRLRAEGYELARRHDGADIVIVNTCGFLDSAKQESLGAIGEAMAENGKVIVTGCMGAEPEQIEAAYPGVLSITGPQQYESVLEAVHRALPPVHNPHLDLVPPQGVKLTPRHYAYLKISEGCNNRCSFCIIPKLRGDLVSRPANDVLREAERLVTAGVKELLVISQDTSAYGVDIKYADSPWKDRQVRAKFFDLAKELGEFGAWVRLQYVYPYPHVDEVIGLMTEGKILPYLDIPFQHASPDVLKAMKRPAAQEKTLARIQKWREQCPDLTLRSTFIVGFPGETDSDFAYLLDWLEEAEIDRLGCFKYEPVAGAASNAIGNAVPDEIKQERWNALMARQQKISARRLKRKVGTRQQIIIDEVGPTVSKGRSKADAPQIDGAVYLSSRRPLKVGEIVAAKIERADQYDLHGSVAGF, from the coding sequence ATGGAACGCGCGCCGCGTATCTCATTCACGTCCCTCGGCTGCCCCAAAGCACTGGTGGATTCCGAGCGCATCATCACCCGGCTGCGCGCCGAAGGCTATGAGCTGGCCCGTAGGCATGACGGCGCCGACATCGTGATCGTCAACACCTGCGGCTTCCTCGACAGCGCCAAGCAGGAATCGCTCGGCGCCATCGGCGAGGCGATGGCGGAGAACGGCAAGGTCATCGTCACCGGATGCATGGGCGCCGAGCCTGAGCAGATCGAGGCGGCCTATCCCGGCGTGTTGTCGATCACGGGCCCGCAGCAATATGAGAGCGTGCTGGAGGCCGTGCACCGGGCCCTGCCGCCGGTTCATAACCCGCATCTCGATCTGGTGCCGCCGCAGGGGGTCAAGCTGACGCCGCGGCACTACGCCTATTTGAAGATTTCCGAGGGCTGCAACAACCGTTGCAGCTTCTGCATCATTCCAAAGCTGCGCGGCGATCTGGTGTCGCGTCCGGCCAATGACGTGCTGCGCGAGGCGGAAAGGCTGGTCACCGCCGGCGTCAAGGAACTGCTTGTGATCTCGCAGGACACTTCGGCCTATGGCGTCGACATCAAATATGCCGACAGCCCGTGGAAGGACCGTCAGGTCCGCGCCAAATTCTTCGACCTCGCCAAAGAACTCGGCGAATTCGGCGCCTGGGTGCGGCTGCAGTATGTCTACCCCTACCCGCACGTCGACGAAGTCATCGGCCTGATGACCGAGGGCAAGATTCTGCCCTATCTCGATATCCCCTTTCAGCATGCAAGCCCGGACGTCCTGAAAGCCATGAAGCGCCCCGCCGCGCAGGAAAAGACACTGGCGCGGATCCAGAAGTGGCGCGAGCAATGTCCTGACCTGACGCTGCGCTCGACCTTCATCGTCGGTTTCCCCGGCGAGACCGATTCCGACTTTGCGTACTTGCTCGACTGGCTCGAAGAAGCCGAGATCGATCGGCTCGGCTGCTTCAAATACGAGCCGGTGGCGGGCGCGGCTTCCAACGCCATCGGCAACGCCGTACCCGACGAAATCAAGCAGGAGCGCTGGAATGCGCTGATGGCGCGGCAGCAGAAAATCTCCGCCCGCCGCCTGAAGCGCAAGGTCGGCACGAGACAGCAGATCATCATCGACGAAGTCGGGCCGACGGTCTCAAAGGGCCGTTCCAAGGCCGACGCGCCGCAGATCGACGGCGCGGTCTATCTATCCAGCCGCCGTCCGCTGAAAGTCGGCGAGATCGTCGCCGCGAAGATCGAACGCGCGGACCAGTATGATCTGCACGGGAGCGTCGCGGGGTTCTGA